A region from the Triticum urartu cultivar G1812 chromosome 1, Tu2.1, whole genome shotgun sequence genome encodes:
- the LOC125537809 gene encoding myosin-2 heavy chain, non muscle-like translates to MAEAPNKSKKKAVVEEKKEPKNKAKGSNAQSSKGKEVEEDNRDLKRTIQDLEDKISAQNVKIKDNQTRIGKVAMEKDNVEEDITEQKNKETETGRKIDRLDMRKGKLAEKIGNLDLQKEEVVKEKTKLGKGITELKRKEQNTGTQIADLKKKENTLVEEKGKLAKELDEKKTMRIDNLERRNEEQAKDNEELKKDNEKLVRKERKTREEKRELKNSYDTLQDKYDGRCCSSCSIC, encoded by the exons ATG GCAGAGGCACCGAATAAGAGCAAGAAGAAAGCAGTGGTGGAGGAGAAGAAAGAACCGAAGAACAAG GCAAAGGGATCGAATGCCCAAAGCTCGAAGGGCAAGGAAGTGGAGGAGGACAACAGAGATCTAAAGAGGACTATCCAAGACCTGGAGGACAAGATTAGCGCACAGAATGTTAAAATTAAAGACAACCAGACTCGCATAGGGAAAGTGGCCATGGAGAAAGATAATGTGGAAGAGGATATCACAGAGCAGAAGAATAAGGAAACAGAGACGGGAAGAAAGATTGATAGGCTGGACATGAGGAAAGGAAAGCTGGCGGAGAAGATAGGGAATCTGGACTTGCAGAAAGAAGAAGTGGTGAAGGAGAAAACAAAGCTGGGAAAGGGTATCACAGAGCTGAAGAGGAAGGAACAAAATACGGGAACACAGATTGCAGATCTGAAGAAGAAGGAAAATACGCTGGTGGAGGAGAAAGGAAAGTTGGCGAAGGAGCTAGATGAGAAAAAAACTATGAGGATTGATAATCTGGAGAGGAGGAACGAAGAGCAGGCCAAGGACAATGAGGAACTGAAGAAGGACAACGAGAAGCTGGTGCGTAAAGAAAGAAAGACCAGAGAGGAGAAAAGGGAACTGAAAAACAGCTACGACACGCTGCAGGACAAGTACGATGGGAGATGCTGCAGCTCTTGCTCAATTTGTTGA